From the genome of Streptomyces sp. NBC_01304:
GAAGTCGATGATGCGGGGGCCGTCCTCGGCGAGGATGACGTTGCCGGGCTTCAGGTCGCGGTGGACCAGGCCGCAGTTGTGGATGGCGGCGAGGCCTTCGGCGAGGCCCGCGCCGAGCCGCAGGACCGCGTCGGGCGCGAGCGGCCCGTCCGTGTGGATCGCCGCATGCAGGGTGGGGCCGGGGATGAACGCCGTTACCAGCCAAGGAGATTCGGCGAGCGGGTCGGCGTCGACGACCTGGGCGGTGTGGAAGCCGCCGACGCGCCGTGCCGCCTCGACCTCGCGGGCGAACCGTGACCGGAACTGCGGGGTGGCCGCGAGCTCCGGCTGGATGACCTTGACCGCGACCTTGCGGCCACCCGGTGACGTACCGAGAAAGACCTGCCCCATGCCACCCGCGCCCAGGCGGCCGTCGAGGCGGTAGGGGCCGACCCACTGCGGGTCGTCGGGCTTCAGCGCGTCCATGCGTACCGTCCGGTGGAGGGTGAATTGAGGGAGAGAGGGATGAGGGCCCAGGGGCGAGGGCCCAGGGGTGAGGGCCCAAGTACCGGGGCGCTAGGGCAGCTTCCACAGCTGGATGTCGTAGTACGGCCCTTCGTTCTTGGTGGTCCGGACGAGTACGGCGGCCAGGGTCTTGCCGTCCGGGCTGAACGTCAGCGCCCTGGTCCCGATGAGGGGGTGGGACTTCGACGTGGTGCCGGTCAGGGTCGTGACGACCCGCTCGGCGGAGACGTCCCAGAGGCAGACGTCCTTGCCGGTGGGGTCCGTGGGTTCGCGGGAAACGGCGCCGCTGCCCGCGACCACCATCGTCCCCGGCTTCCCGGGGCGGTACGCGGCGCCGGCGCCGTCGCCGTCGCGGTTGGTGAACGTTGCGGTGACGCGACCGGTGTCCAGGTCCCACACCTTCACGTCGTCGCCCGTCGCGGCGAGGCTCTTGCCGTCCGGGCTGAACATCACCGAGGTGTATCTCTTCTCCCGGTCGTCGACGAACGTCCTGATGAGGCGGCCGGTCTCGACGGACCAGAGCTCCACCGGGTCCCTGTTGTCCCGCTCGCCCACAGTGGCCAAGGTCTTGCCGTCCGGGCTGAATGCGATGTCGTTGGGAAGTCCGGTGTGCTTCTTGAACGGGGCGGTGGAGCGGCCGGTCGAGACGTCCACGAGCTTGAGTCCGCCGCTGTTGACGCCCGCGGCGAGCGTCTTGCCGTCCGGGCTGAAGGACAGGTTGTTCACGCTCTCGAACTCGCCGGAGTACTTGGCGAGGACACCCTTCGGCGCGCGGGTGTCCACGTCCCAGTGCCGCAGGGTCTGGTCGATGCCGCCGCTGTACAGCGTCCGCCCGTCCGGGCTGTAGACCAGGCTCAGGATGCTCCCGGTGTGTCCCTTGAGCGTGGCGGTCAGGCGCTTGGACGCGAGGTGCCACAGCCGCACCTCGCCCTCCAGGCCGCCGCCCGCGAGGGTCCTGCCGTCCGGGCTGAAGGCCAGGCAGTCGATGTTGTCGGTGTTGCCGCTCAGCCGGGCGACCGGTTTGGCGGGGTCCCGGGCGGGGGTCGGGGACTTGCCGGGACCCGCCTTCGGCTTGCCCTTCGGATCGGAGTCCGGCCAGAGCAGGAACGCCGGTACGGCGACCGCGGCCGTGGCGGCGGCCGCGATGCCGCCCACGAGGACGGAGCGCCGCCCAAGGGGTCCGGCAGCGACCGGAGTTGTGGCCGGTCCGGTGACCGACAGGCGGTGCAGGATCTCGGCGGCGGAGGGGCGCTGGGCGGGGTCCTTGGCCAGGCAGACGCCGATCAGGTCGTGCAGCGGGCCACCCTCGGCAAGGCCCTCCAGGCGGGGCGGCTCGCTGACGACGCGGTGGATGATCGCGGGGACGGTCGACGCGTCGAACGGGCCCTGGCCGGTCGCGGCGAAGGCCAGGACCGAGCCGAGCGAGAAGACGTCACTGGCGGGGGACACCGGGGCGGAGCGCACCTGCTCCGGGGACATGTACGCGTACGTCCCGATGATCGCGCCCGTACGCGTCATCGGTCCGGCCTCGGGGGCGTGCGCGATGCCGAAGTCGATGATGCGGGGCCCGTCGGCGGCGAGGATGACGTTGCCGGGCTTCAAGTCCCGGTGCACGAGGCCGCAGTTGTGGATGGCGGCAAGGCCTTCGGCGAGCCCGGCGCCGAGCCGCAGGACGGCGTCCTCGGGCCTGCGGCCGTGTTCCGTGACGACCTGCTGGAGCGTGGGGCCCGGTATGAACTCCGTTGCCAGCCAAGGGGATTCGGCGTGCGGGTCGGCGTCGACGACCTGGGCGGTGTGGAAGCCGCCGACGCGTCGTGCCGCGTCGACCTCGCGGGCGAAGCGCTCCCGGAACTGCGGGGTGTCCGCGAACTCCGGCCGGATGACCTTCACGGCGACCTTGCGGCCGGCCGGTGACGTACCGAGGTAGACCTGCCCCATGCCGCCCGCGCCCAGTCGGCCTTCCAGTGGGTACGGGCCGATGCGCTGAGGGTCACCGGGGCGCAGAGGGTCCGTCATGGGCTACTCGAATCTGCCGGATATCAGTTTGGATACGGGGGCTATCCCAATCGGCATTGAACCATGGCCGGGCGTCCGGGGTGTCGGGTTCCTGATCAAGGACGCGTGTGCCGCAGGGTGGCGCCTTTGGACCCCTTGAACGTTGCCCCACCCCTTGCCTGACAGTCCGTCAGGTACCACGATGTGCCCGTACCCAGAGTTGACGATCCGTCAGATGAGTCGTCGGAAACGTCGCCGGATACGTCGTCGGATACGTCGTACGTCGTCAGGTACGTCGTCGGATACTCCGTCAGGTAAGGGGAGCCGGGCATGGTGCAAGTCCTGGGACAGGGGCGGTTGGTCTACGGCATGCAGCTGCCGGTCCAGTCGCAGAGCAGTCTCTTCGCCGAGTCGTGGGAGGCGGACGCCGGAGCGCGGGAGCTGGCCGAGATCGCGCGTACGGCGGACCGCTCCGGCTTCGCGTACATCGCCTCCTGCGACCACGTCGCCATCCCGCGACGGCTCGCCAGGGCGATGGGCACCACCTGGTACGACCCCGTAGCCACGCTCTCCTTCCTCGCGGGCGTGACCGAGCGGGT
Proteins encoded in this window:
- a CDS encoding WD40 repeat domain-containing serine/threonine protein kinase, whose amino-acid sequence is MTDPLRPGDPQRIGPYPLEGRLGAGGMGQVYLGTSPAGRKVAVKVIRPEFADTPQFRERFAREVDAARRVGGFHTAQVVDADPHAESPWLATEFIPGPTLQQVVTEHGRRPEDAVLRLGAGLAEGLAAIHNCGLVHRDLKPGNVILAADGPRIIDFGIAHAPEAGPMTRTGAIIGTYAYMSPEQVRSAPVSPASDVFSLGSVLAFAATGQGPFDASTVPAIIHRVVSEPPRLEGLAEGGPLHDLIGVCLAKDPAQRPSAAEILHRLSVTGPATTPVAAGPLGRRSVLVGGIAAAATAAVAVPAFLLWPDSDPKGKPKAGPGKSPTPARDPAKPVARLSGNTDNIDCLAFSPDGRTLAGGGLEGEVRLWHLASKRLTATLKGHTGSILSLVYSPDGRTLYSGGIDQTLRHWDVDTRAPKGVLAKYSGEFESVNNLSFSPDGKTLAAGVNSGGLKLVDVSTGRSTAPFKKHTGLPNDIAFSPDGKTLATVGERDNRDPVELWSVETGRLIRTFVDDREKRYTSVMFSPDGKSLAATGDDVKVWDLDTGRVTATFTNRDGDGAGAAYRPGKPGTMVVAGSGAVSREPTDPTGKDVCLWDVSAERVVTTLTGTTSKSHPLIGTRALTFSPDGKTLAAVLVRTTKNEGPYYDIQLWKLP